A single window of Sulfitobacter sp. JL08 DNA harbors:
- the uppS gene encoding polyprenyl diphosphate synthase encodes MPKDPHNKAKAPCPNGPKHVAIIMDGNGRWAQARGRPRLFGHHAGAKRVREVVNACPDLGVKYVTIFAFSTENWKRTQVEVSGLMNLFRRYIAKEARALQKENVRVRFIGDRVRLDEKLVALMDELELLTADNDLVHLTIAINYGSRDEVARATKRLAQDVADGRLKPADVNEETLPKYLDTYVLPDPDLVIRTSGEARISNFLLWQSAYAEYEFIETLWPDFTAELFRELCLSYGRRDRRFGTVSA; translated from the coding sequence ATGCCCAAGGATCCACATAATAAAGCCAAGGCGCCTTGTCCCAACGGGCCAAAGCACGTGGCGATTATCATGGATGGCAACGGTCGCTGGGCACAGGCACGCGGACGGCCGCGCCTGTTTGGCCACCATGCCGGCGCCAAGCGCGTGCGCGAGGTGGTCAACGCCTGCCCGGACCTTGGCGTGAAATATGTCACCATATTCGCGTTTTCTACAGAAAACTGGAAACGCACCCAGGTCGAGGTATCCGGCCTGATGAACCTGTTTCGCCGCTATATCGCGAAAGAGGCGCGCGCCCTGCAAAAAGAAAACGTCCGGGTCCGGTTTATCGGAGATCGGGTGCGGCTGGACGAAAAGCTGGTGGCGCTGATGGACGAACTGGAACTGCTGACGGCAGACAACGATCTGGTTCATCTGACCATCGCGATCAATTACGGCAGCCGCGACGAAGTGGCCCGCGCCACCAAACGGCTGGCGCAGGATGTGGCGGACGGGCGGTTGAAGCCTGCGGATGTGAACGAAGAAACCCTGCCCAAATATCTGGACACCTATGTTCTGCCAGATCCCGATCTGGTGATCCGCACCAGCGGAGAGGCCCGCATTTCCAATTTCTTGCTCTGGCAATCCGCCTATGCCGAATACGAATTCATCGAAACGCTGTGGCCAGATTTCACGGCCGAACTGTTTCGCGAACTGTGCCTGTCCTATGGGCGTCGCGACCGCCGGTTTGGCACTGTTTCTGCATGA